Proteins from a genomic interval of Treponema succinifaciens DSM 2489:
- a CDS encoding glycosyltransferase family 2 protein translates to MNNKIDVSVVIPVYNAEQTIAECVDSVVNEMVANGLSYEVILVDDGSTDISLVLCRQFAETNPCIKVIAQKNSGPSVARNTGIKNASGEFIALNDADDKWLSGKMKIQIEELRKNTEVDLVCAKYGSCRRAGKRTDITYKKEMFHNFFSPQTSVFRLSALVCGFNESFSYSEDMRFLLDFMQHGKCVYLPFLATVPVFSKCVFGEAGLSSHIWKMESGELKNILFAKKIHKINILVMLIAMLWSLLKFFRRAAISVFIKIRKIFRRK, encoded by the coding sequence ATGAATAATAAAATAGACGTTTCTGTAGTTATCCCTGTTTACAACGCAGAACAAACTATCGCCGAATGTGTTGATTCTGTTGTGAATGAAATGGTAGCGAATGGTCTGTCCTATGAAGTTATTTTGGTGGATGACGGAAGTACAGATATCTCACTTGTATTGTGCAGACAGTTTGCTGAGACAAATCCTTGTATAAAAGTAATTGCTCAGAAAAATTCAGGTCCTTCTGTTGCAAGAAACACAGGAATAAAAAATGCGAGCGGTGAATTCATTGCTTTAAATGATGCTGATGATAAATGGCTTTCTGGCAAAATGAAAATACAGATAGAAGAACTGCGTAAAAATACTGAAGTTGACTTAGTTTGTGCAAAATACGGCTCTTGTCGGCGGGCTGGAAAAAGAACAGATATTACATATAAAAAAGAGATGTTTCATAATTTTTTCAGCCCGCAGACAAGCGTCTTCCGCTTGTCTGCTCTTGTCTGCGGTTTTAATGAAAGTTTTAGCTATTCTGAAGATATGCGTTTTTTGTTGGATTTTATGCAGCACGGAAAATGTGTGTATCTTCCTTTTTTAGCGACAGTTCCTGTTTTTTCTAAATGTGTTTTTGGCGAGGCTGGACTTTCTTCGCATATATGGAAAATGGAAAGCGGAGAACTTAAAAATATCTTGTTCGCAAAAAAGATTCATAAAATAAACATTCTAGTGATGCTGATTGCGATGTTATGGTCGTTGTTAAAATTTTTTAGAAGAGCCGCAATTTCAGTTTTTATAAAAATCCGAAAAATCTTCAGGAGAAAATAA
- a CDS encoding CDP-glycerol--glycerophosphate glycerophosphotransferase → MNKKNFPLPVKIVRRGFITIFNILELPFYYLFGLFPRNKNLWIFCSWFGQRYSDNSRMFFEYVNKDHPEIKTVWLSKNKDIVNNLRAEGRNAFSSYSIAGFLCSLRASKVFSTTGGEMSLFFSRNVEHYALWHGMPLKKILNDDTNSGGESANSAFRRKTAHILRKLFPWKFFLEQKKLFTVANSEFFVPFLKTAFNLLDEKILRTGSPRCDALFAHRKEQLLEKISEQFPENRIILYMPTFRTAEWTGEVFNPFDEKYGFDLDEFLATLERHKSVLVYKPHFYDLRFIKTVSHKSSASRFITINDSDYDELYNFAGQVDMLMTDYSSIYFDFIATKKPVVLLPFDYDFYIKYARGHYFNYFENMEGSKAKNWQEFYRILEEKSYSPVSEETRKKFAEYLDGKCCERLWNKITEFSK, encoded by the coding sequence ATGAATAAGAAAAATTTTCCTTTGCCTGTGAAAATTGTGCGGCGCGGCTTTATAACGATTTTTAATATTCTGGAGCTGCCGTTTTATTATCTTTTCGGACTTTTTCCGCGCAACAAAAATCTTTGGATTTTCTGCTCCTGGTTCGGACAGAGGTATTCCGACAACTCGCGTATGTTTTTTGAATATGTGAACAAGGATCACCCGGAGATAAAAACTGTCTGGCTTTCAAAGAACAAGGACATTGTGAATAATCTCCGTGCGGAAGGCAGAAACGCTTTTTCATCTTATTCTATTGCTGGATTTTTGTGTTCCTTGCGCGCGTCAAAAGTTTTTTCAACAACTGGCGGCGAGATGAGCCTTTTTTTCTCTAGAAATGTCGAGCATTACGCTTTGTGGCACGGAATGCCGCTTAAGAAAATCTTGAACGACGACACGAATTCAGGTGGCGAGTCAGCGAACTCCGCATTTAGAAGAAAGACCGCGCATATTCTAAGAAAACTTTTTCCGTGGAAATTTTTTTTGGAACAGAAAAAACTTTTCACAGTAGCAAACTCTGAATTTTTTGTTCCGTTCTTGAAAACTGCGTTCAATCTACTGGATGAGAAAATCCTTCGTACTGGCTCTCCGAGATGCGACGCTCTTTTTGCGCACAGAAAAGAACAGTTGCTCGAAAAAATCAGTGAGCAGTTTCCTGAAAACAGGATAATTCTTTATATGCCTACGTTCAGGACTGCGGAATGGACTGGCGAGGTTTTCAATCCTTTTGATGAAAAATACGGCTTTGACCTTGATGAATTTTTGGCGACGCTGGAGCGTCATAAAAGTGTGCTTGTTTACAAGCCACACTTTTATGACTTACGCTTTATAAAAACCGTAAGTCATAAAAGCTCAGCCTCGCGGTTCATCACGATAAATGATTCTGACTACGACGAGCTTTATAATTTTGCCGGTCAGGTTGATATGCTGATGACCGACTATTCAAGCATTTATTTTGATTTTATCGCGACAAAAAAGCCGGTTGTTCTTCTTCCTTTTGACTACGACTTTTACATCAAATACGCGCGCGGTCATTACTTCAATTATTTTGAGAATATGGAAGGCTCGAAGGCAAAAAACTGGCAGGAATTCTACAGAATTCTTGAAGAGAAAAGCTATTCGCCAGTAAGCGAGGAAACGCGGAAAAAGTTCGCGGAATACTTGGACGGAAAGTGCTGCGAAAGGTTGTGGAATAAAATCACGGAGTTTTCAAAATGA
- a CDS encoding LicD family protein, producing MEDLKNVWNVELDILKKFDSFCKKHGLSYFADSGTLLGAVRHKGFIPWDDDLDFVMFRKDYDKFIKLAKKEFKYPYFIQTGYNDAGYVGGLCHIRNSETSAMLKRNWPHTKYNQGIFIDVFPLDGVIENRVFKKTQDFLKKFLFSILWNKYYPKTWKMDFWKRVFLIPLTFFPQKMLFSLYETVCKIGNILPHSKVCEISYFGTNAERKISDYEKTVFLEFEDTKVPVPERFHEILVSMYGSDYMTPKKVSSDHGETFFDVGNSYKKYLSGELALPETFIKQ from the coding sequence ATGGAAGACTTGAAAAATGTATGGAACGTTGAACTTGACATTCTTAAGAAATTCGACAGTTTCTGCAAAAAACACGGGCTTTCATATTTTGCGGATTCTGGAACTTTGCTTGGAGCTGTCCGTCATAAAGGTTTTATTCCGTGGGACGATGACTTGGACTTTGTGATGTTTAGAAAAGACTATGACAAGTTCATAAAGCTCGCGAAGAAAGAATTTAAGTATCCGTATTTTATTCAGACTGGATATAATGATGCTGGATATGTGGGCGGACTTTGCCATATAAGGAATTCTGAAACGAGCGCAATGTTAAAACGTAATTGGCCACATACAAAATATAATCAGGGAATATTTATAGATGTTTTTCCTTTGGACGGCGTAATTGAAAATAGGGTGTTCAAAAAAACACAGGATTTTTTAAAGAAATTTTTATTTTCGATTTTATGGAATAAATATTATCCAAAAACATGGAAAATGGATTTTTGGAAGAGAGTTTTTCTTATCCCATTAACTTTTTTTCCTCAAAAAATGCTTTTCAGCCTTTATGAGACGGTCTGCAAGATTGGAAACATTCTTCCGCACAGCAAAGTTTGTGAAATTTCGTACTTTGGAACAAATGCGGAGCGGAAAATCAGCGATTATGAGAAAACTGTTTTCTTGGAATTTGAAGACACAAAAGTTCCTGTTCCAGAGAGATTTCATGAGATTCTAGTTTCAATGTACGGAAGCGATTATATGACTCCGAAAAAAGTTTCGAGCGACCACGGCGAAACTTTCTTTGATGTGGGCAATTCATATAAAAAATATCTTTCGGGCGAGCTCGCCTTGCCGGAAACTTTTATAAAACAATAG
- a CDS encoding ATP-binding protein translates to MIIKRDFYLNKLISARQNNMVKVITGIRRCGKSFLLFNLFKEYLSQNGIDESHFIEIQFDDFAFRKYRNAEEAYNFVKSKLIDSKQYYIFLDEVQLLENFEDVLNGFLHIPNADVYVTGSNAKFLSKDIITEFRGRGDEIHISPLSFSEFMSVYSGSVEDGWKEYITYGGLPAVVLLKSPEKKAEYLKNIFAETYITDIIERNKVKNTSELEDLINLVSSSIGSLTNPKKIADTFVSNKKKISQETVKKYLEYLSDSFLVSASYRYDIKGKKYIDTPLKYYFSDIGLRNARLNFRQMEETHIMENIIYNELVMRGYNVDVGVVQISERNKAGKSCRVQYEIDFVVNKGFKRYYIQSAFALPDREKVLQEERPFLNISDSFKKIIIEKTNIHSYYTEEGILVLSIFDFLLNENSLEI, encoded by the coding sequence ATGATAATAAAGCGGGATTTTTACTTAAACAAGCTCATTTCCGCAAGGCAAAACAACATGGTAAAAGTGATTACCGGAATCCGTCGCTGCGGCAAATCATTTTTGCTCTTCAATCTTTTTAAGGAATACCTTTCTCAAAACGGAATTGATGAATCCCATTTTATAGAAATCCAGTTTGATGATTTTGCTTTTAGAAAGTACAGGAATGCAGAAGAAGCATATAATTTCGTAAAGAGTAAACTAATAGATTCAAAGCAGTATTATATTTTTCTTGATGAAGTTCAACTTTTGGAAAATTTTGAGGATGTCTTAAACGGATTTCTCCACATCCCAAATGCAGATGTTTATGTAACTGGAAGCAACGCAAAATTTCTTTCAAAAGACATTATAACTGAATTTCGCGGTCGTGGAGATGAAATTCATATAAGCCCGCTCTCGTTTTCTGAATTTATGAGCGTGTATTCTGGTTCAGTTGAGGATGGCTGGAAGGAATACATCACTTACGGCGGATTGCCTGCGGTCGTGCTTCTAAAATCGCCGGAAAAGAAAGCCGAATATTTAAAGAATATTTTTGCAGAAACTTATATAACCGACATTATAGAACGCAATAAAGTCAAGAACACTTCAGAACTTGAAGACTTAATCAACCTGGTTTCATCAAGCATAGGTTCGCTTACAAATCCTAAAAAAATCGCGGATACCTTTGTAAGCAATAAGAAAAAAATTAGTCAGGAAACTGTAAAAAAATATCTTGAATATCTAAGCGATTCTTTTCTTGTTTCTGCCAGTTATCGTTACGATATTAAAGGAAAAAAATATATCGACACTCCTCTAAAATATTATTTTTCTGACATCGGATTACGGAACGCGCGGCTGAATTTCAGGCAGATGGAAGAAACTCACATCATGGAAAACATTATTTACAATGAACTTGTAATGAGAGGTTACAATGTTGACGTTGGAGTTGTTCAGATTAGCGAACGAAACAAAGCTGGAAAATCTTGCCGCGTGCAATATGAAATTGATTTTGTAGTGAATAAAGGTTTTAAAAGATATTACATCCAGTCTGCGTTTGCTTTACCCGACAGAGAAAAAGTTTTACAGGAAGAGCGGCCTTTTTTGAATATAAGCGATTCATTCAAAAAAATCATCATCGAAAAGACAAATATTCATTCATACTATACCGAAGAAGGAATACTTGTTCTAAGCATTTTTGATTTTCTTTTAAACGAAAACAGTCTTGAAATATAA
- a CDS encoding oligosaccharide flippase family protein gives MSKSIKLNAFYKSVLSALNIIFPLITAPYVARILSVDGFTEYNKAISIISWFTPFAVFGVYTYGMRSVSQIKNDKKKVSALFTKLFIFNIFTSVLVTAVYVIMVLLVPSFLKYRNIYLILASQIFFVCFATDYVNEAFESYGFILIKTFLCRFLYVISVFLFVRKNDDIFIYILLVNISLILNNVFTFAYAKSKIRFSKICFKDLTSLFKPLSVVFLLVNSSMLYTIFDRFMLVWFSDALSLTYYNVSQTIILAVVNVTTSVLLVSIPRLSFYWADGKKNEYCFLLEKSSSSFLALHTPCCIGMAVLSFEVFYIYAGQKYLSGALSLCLFSVRYYFGAFDMILAKQVLLATGNEKILTKIYYFAGIYNILSKIVLVLLNKLTPELCIITTASSDILVVVLQILFIRKLGFNFSIFSKKNFKYLATSFIFIPIVLAVKHFISFDGAVSILIRSVVSVVLCGFLYLSMLIFTKDEFLKNLAFWKSKKQASGAKNE, from the coding sequence ATGTCAAAATCAATAAAACTGAATGCTTTCTATAAAAGTGTTCTAAGTGCGCTTAATATAATTTTTCCTCTTATAACCGCTCCTTATGTGGCTCGTATTCTTTCTGTGGACGGATTCACGGAATACAACAAGGCTATAAGCATTATCAGCTGGTTTACGCCTTTTGCTGTTTTCGGCGTTTACACTTACGGAATGAGGAGTGTAAGCCAGATTAAAAATGACAAGAAGAAAGTTTCCGCGCTTTTTACAAAGCTGTTCATATTTAATATTTTTACATCTGTGCTTGTGACGGCTGTATATGTGATTATGGTTTTGCTTGTTCCGTCGTTTTTGAAATACAGGAATATTTATCTGATTCTCGCAAGCCAGATATTTTTCGTCTGCTTTGCGACTGACTATGTGAATGAGGCTTTTGAAAGTTACGGCTTTATTCTTATAAAGACATTTCTGTGCCGTTTTTTATATGTCATAAGCGTTTTTCTTTTTGTGAGAAAAAACGATGACATTTTTATCTATATTCTTTTGGTGAACATTTCTTTGATACTGAATAATGTTTTTACATTTGCTTATGCAAAATCAAAGATAAGGTTTTCAAAAATATGCTTTAAGGATTTAACATCACTTTTTAAGCCGTTGTCGGTTGTGTTTTTGCTTGTTAATTCAAGCATGCTTTACACTATTTTTGACCGCTTTATGCTTGTGTGGTTTTCTGATGCCCTTAGCCTTACTTATTACAATGTTTCCCAAACGATTATTCTTGCAGTTGTGAATGTGACGACATCTGTTTTACTGGTGAGCATTCCTCGTCTTTCGTTTTATTGGGCGGACGGCAAAAAGAATGAATATTGTTTTTTGCTTGAAAAAAGCTCGTCTTCGTTTTTGGCATTGCACACTCCTTGTTGCATAGGAATGGCGGTTCTTTCCTTTGAGGTTTTCTATATTTACGCAGGCCAAAAATATTTGTCGGGCGCACTGTCTTTATGTTTATTTTCTGTGCGCTATTATTTTGGCGCGTTTGACATGATTCTTGCCAAGCAGGTTCTTCTTGCGACCGGCAACGAGAAAATTCTTACAAAAATTTACTATTTCGCAGGCATTTACAACATCTTGAGTAAAATTGTCCTTGTTCTGCTCAATAAACTTACGCCCGAGCTTTGCATTATAACAACGGCATCTTCTGACATTTTGGTTGTTGTTTTGCAGATTCTGTTTATAAGAAAACTCGGATTCAATTTTTCAATATTTTCAAAAAAGAATTTTAAATATCTGGCGACAAGCTTTATTTTTATTCCAATTGTGCTGGCAGTAAAGCATTTTATTTCCTTTGACGGCGCAGTCTCAATTCTGATTAGAAGCGTTGTGTCTGTAGTCTTGTGCGGTTTTTTGTATCTTTCGATGCTGATTTTTACAAAAGATGAATTCTTAAAAAATCTTGCTTTCTGGAAATCTAAAAAGCAAGCTAGTGGAGCAAAAAATGAATAA
- a CDS encoding helix-turn-helix domain-containing protein: MPKTFRENLREELDYQDMKVKELAVATGIPKPTLDCYLSARQVIPPADIAVKIAQALNVSVEYLVTGKDEKSKSPIFSQINPETKSILTDLDSIPQNIQKTIKNLIHQTAESLQN; encoded by the coding sequence ATGCCAAAAACTTTTAGGGAAAATCTGAGGGAAGAGCTTGATTATCAGGACATGAAGGTCAAGGAGCTTGCCGTTGCGACCGGAATTCCAAAGCCAACTCTTGACTGTTACCTGAGTGCACGACAGGTGATTCCGCCTGCCGACATTGCAGTAAAAATCGCGCAGGCTCTGAATGTTTCGGTTGAATATCTGGTTACAGGAAAGGATGAAAAATCAAAATCGCCGATATTTTCTCAGATTAATCCGGAGACAAAGTCCATTTTAACCGATTTGGATTCGATTCCTCAGAACATACAAAAAACAATAAAAAATCTTATACATCAGACAGCAGAATCCTTGCAGAATTGA
- the tagD gene encoding glycerol-3-phosphate cytidylyltransferase, producing the protein MKRIITYGTFDLLHYGHINLLRRAKSLGDYLVVGLSTDEFNWNSKHKKCYFSYEKRKQLLEAIRYVDLVIPEENWEQKKSDVELYKIDTFVIGDDWKGKFDFLKEQCEVVYLERTPEISTTQIKRDLEKL; encoded by the coding sequence ATGAAACGCATAATAACATACGGAACTTTTGATTTATTACATTACGGGCACATAAATCTTCTGCGCAGGGCTAAGTCTCTGGGTGACTATCTTGTTGTGGGGCTTTCAACTGACGAATTCAACTGGAACTCAAAGCACAAGAAATGCTATTTCAGCTATGAAAAACGCAAACAGCTTTTAGAGGCAATCCGCTACGTTGATCTGGTTATTCCCGAAGAAAACTGGGAACAGAAGAAAAGCGATGTTGAACTTTATAAAATCGACACATTTGTTATCGGCGATGACTGGAAAGGCAAGTTTGATTTTCTTAAAGAACAGTGCGAGGTTGTTTATCTTGAGCGCACTCCTGAAATTTCCACAACGCAGATAAAGCGTGACTTGGAGAAGCTGTAA
- a CDS encoding response regulator transcription factor: MAKTFYIVDDHELLRIGTISFIEKKSDWICKGNAGTPESELSDLALLSGGNMLPDLVISDLNFSGDDAGFDFIAKLHTLYPELKIIVYSMFFSAGMVQTAIQNGAAGYISKNAPSDELIECMENAFVQKELRENLVKFNSFTDALTQREKQVMALILQNLSNMQIAEKLQIRQRAVENYISSIYEKTGINDKKEFISQFGK, translated from the coding sequence ATGGCAAAAACATTTTACATTGTTGACGACCACGAGCTTTTGCGCATTGGCACTATTTCTTTCATCGAAAAAAAATCTGACTGGATTTGCAAAGGAAATGCCGGCACCCCTGAATCGGAGCTTTCCGACCTTGCGCTTTTGTCGGGCGGAAACATGCTTCCAGACCTTGTGATTTCTGACCTTAATTTTTCTGGCGACGACGCAGGCTTTGATTTTATTGCAAAGCTTCATACGCTTTATCCAGAGTTAAAAATCATAGTGTATTCAATGTTCTTTTCGGCAGGAATGGTTCAGACGGCAATTCAAAACGGAGCGGCAGGCTATATTTCAAAAAACGCGCCGTCGGACGAGCTTATAGAATGCATGGAAAACGCTTTTGTCCAAAAAGAATTGCGGGAAAATCTTGTAAAATTCAATTCCTTTACAGACGCGCTTACGCAAAGAGAAAAACAGGTGATGGCTTTGATTCTGCAAAATCTTTCAAACATGCAGATTGCGGAAAAACTGCAAATAAGACAGCGCGCCGTAGAAAATTACATTTCAAGCATTTATGAAAAAACCGGCATCAACGACAAAAAGGAATTTATCAGTCAGTTTGGAAAATAA
- a CDS encoding ATP-binding protein, whose translation MEIKRDVYLDRLVSSMWNGQVKVITGIRRCGKSYLLHVLFKNYLLEKGAMPENIISIELDLLRDIRFRNPLELSSFVVSRIKDKAEKFYLFIDEIQLSDEVKNPYNPEGKKITFYDVLNDFREYQNLDVYVTGSNSKMLSSDILTEFRGRSDEIRVHPLSFAEFLSVYDGEKSDAFEEYCFYGGLPFVLSKSDEAGKMEYLSTLFSEVYIKDIVERKKIEREDVLSKILNLICSSVGSLTNPRKIADTLRSKEKTEVSDVTVSSYIKHLEDAFLISEAKRYDVRGKSYFDFPSKFYCEDVGLRNARIGFRQQEMTHIMENVVYNELKIRGFLVDVGVVYSRELNQNKNSVRVPREIDFVASKGGKKVYVQSAFALQTEEKTASELKPFSLTGDSFPKIIVRGDIRKRWYDENGILNIGITDFLLDKNLF comes from the coding sequence ATGGAAATTAAGCGTGATGTGTATCTGGACAGACTTGTTTCGTCTATGTGGAACGGGCAGGTAAAAGTCATAACTGGAATCAGAAGATGTGGAAAGTCTTATCTTTTGCACGTCCTGTTCAAGAATTATCTGCTTGAAAAAGGAGCAATGCCAGAGAATATCATCTCCATTGAGCTTGATTTGCTTCGCGACATACGATTTAGAAATCCGCTTGAGCTTTCCTCATTTGTTGTCAGCAGGATTAAGGATAAGGCAGAAAAATTTTATCTTTTTATTGATGAGATTCAGCTTTCGGATGAAGTTAAGAATCCTTACAATCCAGAAGGTAAAAAAATCACTTTTTATGATGTTCTGAATGATTTCCGTGAGTATCAAAATCTTGATGTTTACGTTACAGGCTCAAACTCAAAAATGCTTTCATCAGATATTCTTACAGAATTCCGCGGACGCAGCGATGAAATAAGGGTTCACCCGTTAAGCTTTGCAGAATTCTTGTCGGTGTATGACGGCGAAAAATCTGATGCGTTTGAGGAATACTGTTTTTACGGCGGGCTTCCTTTTGTGCTTTCCAAGAGTGATGAAGCGGGAAAAATGGAGTATCTTTCCACGCTTTTTTCTGAGGTTTACATAAAAGATATTGTTGAGCGTAAAAAAATTGAGCGCGAGGATGTGCTTTCCAAGATTCTGAATTTAATCTGCTCTTCTGTCGGCTCTCTTACAAATCCAAGAAAAATTGCTGACACACTCCGCTCAAAAGAGAAAACTGAAGTTTCGGACGTTACTGTTTCTTCATATATAAAGCACCTTGAGGATGCGTTCCTGATTTCTGAGGCGAAGCGTTATGATGTTCGCGGAAAGTCCTATTTTGATTTTCCAAGCAAATTCTACTGCGAGGATGTGGGCTTAAGAAATGCGAGAATTGGATTCAGGCAGCAGGAGATGACGCATATCATGGAAAATGTGGTTTATAACGAGCTTAAAATTCGCGGATTTCTTGTTGATGTGGGTGTTGTGTATTCAAGGGAGCTGAACCAGAATAAAAATTCTGTGCGTGTTCCGCGCGAAATTGACTTTGTGGCTTCAAAAGGCGGAAAGAAAGTCTATGTCCAGTCGGCTTTCGCGTTGCAGACCGAAGAGAAAACAGCGTCAGAACTCAAGCCCTTTTCGCTCACAGGAGATTCATTCCCGAAAATAATTGTGCGCGGCGACATAAGAAAACGCTGGTACGATGAAAACGGCATTCTGAACATCGGAATCACAGATTTTCTGCTGGACAAAAACTTGTTTTAG
- a CDS encoding glycosyltransferase, with protein MIDILLATYNGEKYIDTQISSIVNQSYSAWKLYIHDDGSSDSTVEKIKLWTSRDSRIAFIDDGITFHNPGMHFMHLLKFSKSELVCFADQDDLWLEYKLQRMFESFDRQTKNPYLLVSNCYLWNTENKTIIPKVNFNQAYSLEEFLFLNGGLQGCAMMFNSELRNIALSRNVENLYMHDYLISLIAFTFGKVKYLSENLFLYRQYENNVSVHIEINKNHYRKRILRNRKIPVVFAPAYKNIMSFYQIFKNEIDEPKKKVFKRYLELKDKNLIVRFFKVFFSKFSLGKNGHNKLVLKMILRKFWSKS; from the coding sequence ATGATTGATATTCTTTTGGCAACATATAATGGAGAAAAGTATATAGATACTCAAATTTCAAGCATTGTGAATCAATCTTATTCAGCCTGGAAACTGTATATTCATGATGATGGAAGTTCCGATTCAACAGTTGAAAAAATAAAGCTTTGGACTTCTCGCGATTCTCGGATTGCTTTTATTGATGATGGCATAACATTTCATAATCCTGGTATGCATTTTATGCATCTTTTGAAGTTTTCTAAATCTGAATTGGTTTGTTTTGCTGACCAAGATGATTTGTGGCTAGAATATAAGCTTCAGAGAATGTTTGAATCGTTTGATAGGCAGACAAAAAATCCATATTTGCTTGTTTCAAACTGTTATTTATGGAATACAGAAAATAAAACTATTATTCCAAAAGTGAATTTTAATCAGGCATATTCTCTTGAAGAATTTTTATTCTTAAATGGCGGTCTTCAAGGGTGCGCAATGATGTTTAATTCTGAGTTAAGAAATATTGCTCTTTCTAGAAATGTTGAAAATCTTTATATGCATGATTATTTGATTTCTTTAATTGCTTTTACATTCGGAAAAGTTAAGTATTTAAGTGAGAATTTGTTTTTATATCGGCAGTATGAAAATAATGTTTCAGTTCATATCGAAATTAACAAAAATCATTACAGAAAGCGAATATTGAGAAACCGCAAAATTCCTGTTGTTTTTGCTCCTGCATACAAAAATATTATGTCATTTTATCAGATTTTTAAAAACGAGATAGATGAACCTAAGAAAAAAGTTTTTAAGCGATATTTGGAATTAAAAGACAAAAATTTAATAGTACGTTTTTTTAAAGTATTTTTTTCGAAATTTTCATTAGGAAAAAATGGTCATAATAAACTAGTTCTAAAAATGATTCTGAGAAAATTTTGGAGTAAATCATGA
- a CDS encoding O-antigen polymerase produces MELIFYLFSFLMLYIIWTLFKDYLHPAFITVVVWFVIIFSYNYLIRKTGIWVSLSDGFYLVIIAYILSFCIFSGFYSSRKFCINTVETVSFGLMQKFFLYASILFLFISNVYYIKLIKHVGFSLLREETEFGSSLPIYVKLSSYFLQPGIIVFFLGITNSSNLKKYKIHLFVLAVMILISFFTSMNKGGFFQLAVCIFYFLKVSNKLNKKTFIALVLILLGFVITLQFLRSGNETSKSNFFTRFLYVYFLSPAPAFDAVVTGNKNLYSEYFGCWTLSFFYRFINKLGVCNVLPSTLLKSEKWIGVPYATNVYTMPGYFYIDFGIIGIIICAFLYGSIFGKLYSGIKYKNSIDKKIFYALYLYCLVFQFFGDWFFGFFSVTLQTLFWLFVLTYKFKSYALRFRYD; encoded by the coding sequence ATGGAACTGATTTTTTATTTATTTTCTTTTTTAATGCTATATATTATTTGGACTCTTTTTAAGGATTATCTTCACCCGGCTTTTATTACAGTTGTTGTATGGTTTGTTATTATATTTTCATATAACTATTTGATAAGAAAAACAGGTATATGGGTTTCTCTGTCTGATGGATTTTATCTTGTAATAATTGCATATATTTTATCATTTTGTATTTTTTCTGGATTTTATTCATCAAGAAAGTTTTGTATAAACACAGTTGAAACAGTTTCTTTTGGACTGATGCAAAAATTTTTTTTGTATGCATCTATTTTATTTTTATTTATTTCAAATGTTTACTATATAAAACTAATTAAGCATGTTGGATTCAGTTTATTGAGAGAAGAAACAGAGTTTGGTTCTTCTCTTCCAATCTATGTAAAACTTTCTTCATATTTTCTGCAGCCAGGAATTATAGTTTTCTTTCTTGGAATTACAAATTCTTCTAATCTGAAAAAATATAAGATTCATCTTTTTGTTCTTGCAGTTATGATTTTAATTTCTTTTTTTACATCAATGAACAAAGGCGGATTTTTTCAGCTTGCTGTTTGTATATTTTATTTCTTAAAAGTAAGCAACAAATTAAACAAAAAAACTTTTATTGCATTGGTATTGATACTCTTAGGATTTGTTATTACTTTGCAGTTTCTTAGGTCTGGAAATGAAACATCTAAGTCAAATTTTTTTACAAGATTTTTATATGTTTATTTTTTATCTCCTGCACCGGCTTTTGATGCTGTAGTTACAGGCAACAAAAATTTATATTCAGAGTATTTTGGATGTTGGACTCTTTCATTTTTTTACAGATTCATTAACAAACTTGGTGTTTGCAATGTTCTTCCTAGCACACTTCTAAAAAGTGAGAAATGGATTGGTGTTCCGTATGCAACAAATGTTTACACAATGCCTGGATATTTTTATATCGATTTTGGAATTATAGGAATTATTATTTGCGCGTTTCTATATGGAAGCATATTCGGAAAATTATATTCAGGAATTAAATACAAAAATTCTATTGATAAAAAAATCTTTTATGCTCTTTATCTTTATTGTCTTGTATTTCAGTTTTTTGGAGATTGGTTTTTCGGCTTTTTTAGTGTTACTTTGCAAACTTTATTTTGGCTTTTTGTTCTTACGTATAAATTTAAAAGTTATGCATTGAGGTTCAGGTATGATTGA